Proteins co-encoded in one Chroicocephalus ridibundus chromosome 6, bChrRid1.1, whole genome shotgun sequence genomic window:
- the ANKRD1 gene encoding ankyrin repeat domain-containing protein 1 translates to MMMMKVEELVTGKKADDKETGSFLPEDFKNGEYEAAVRLEKQEDLKTVSEHSLTRGDLAYEKEKKLEAELKKKKLEERSKLENLEDLEKIIQLKKKKKCKKVKAPVTKEPEPEVITGPVDIPTFFRAALENKLPVIEKYLSDKGDPNVCDEYKRTALHRACSEGHLEVVKKLVEAGARLEQKDMLESTALHWACRGGNLDVLKFLLDKGINRNARDKLLSTPLHVAVRTGQYDCGEHLIACEADLNARDREGDTPMHDAVRLNRYKMIRLLILYGADLTIKNCQGKTPMDLVLQWQNGTKELFNSLKNNSYKSVHLGKF, encoded by the exons ATGATGATGATGAAAGTAGAGGAGCTG GTGACTGGGAAGAAAGCTGACGATAAAGAGACTGGCAGCTTCCTCCCCGAGGACTTCAAAAATGGAGAGTATGAAGCTGCTGTAAGATTAGAGAAGCAGGAGGACCTAAAGACAGTCTCTGAACACTCACTGACCCGAGGTGATCTGGCTtatgagaaggagaaaaaactAGAAGCAGAG ctgaagaagaagaaattagaGGAGAGGTCAAAACTTGAAAACTTAGAGGATCTTGAAAAAATTATTCAgttgaagaagaagaagaaatgcaagaaagTGAAAGCGCCCGTTACAAAGGAACCTGAACCAGAAGTTATT ACCGGACCAGTGGATATACCCAcattcttcagagctgcactggaGAATAAGCTGCCAGTAATTGAAAAATACCTGTCAGACAAAGGGGATCCAAATGTCTGCGATGAG TACAAACGCACTGCATTGcacagggcatgctctgaaggacATCTCGAGGTGGTGAAAAAATTGGTGGAAGCTGGAGCCCGCCTTGAACAGAAAGACATG cttgaatctACAGCCCTGCACTGGGCGTGCCGGGGGGGGAACCTGGATGTTCTGAAATTCTTACTGGACAAAGGGATAAACAGAAACGCAAGAGACAAG cTGCTCAGCACCCCTTTGCACGTGGCTGTGCGGACGGGCCAGTACGACTGCGGGGAGCACCTCATCGCCTGTGAAGCAGATCTCAACGCCAGAGACAGA GAAGGAGACACGCCGATGCATGATGCCGTGAGGCTGAACCGCTACAAGATGATCAGGCTTCTGATTCTGTACGGAGCAGATCTGACTATAAAGAACTGC CAAGGGAAAACCCCTATGGATCTTGTTCTTCAGTGGCAGAATGGCACCAAAGAGTTATTCAACAGCCTGAAAAACAATTCCTACAAGAGCGTCCATCTAGGCAAGTTCTGA